From the Macaca nemestrina isolate mMacNem1 chromosome 7, mMacNem.hap1, whole genome shotgun sequence genome, the window TATCGCTGATTGACTTGAGCCTTTCTTCTACCACAGTTCCTAGGTTGATCTATGATCTTTTTACTGATTGTAAAGTTATTTCCTTCCATAATTGTATGATACAAATGTTCTTTATCCATGTTACGGGAGGAGTTGAAATGGTGCTGCTGACAGTCATGGCATATGATAGGTACACTGCAATCTGCAAGCCGCTCCACTATCTAACTATTATGAATCCCAAAATGTGCGTGCTTTTGGTAGTAGCAGCTTGGGTCATTGGGGTGATTCATGCTATGTCTCAGTTTGTTTTTGTCATAAATTTACCCTTCTGTGGCCCTAACAATGTGGGGAGCTTTTATTGTGATTTCCCTCGGGTTATTAAACTTGCATGCATGGACACTTACGGGCTAGAATTTGTGGTCACTGCCAACAGTGGATTCATATCTATGGGcaccttctttttcttaattgtatCATACATCTTTATTCTGGTCACTGTCCGACGACATTCCTCAAATGATTTATCCAAAGCATTCTTCACTTTGTCAGCTCACATGACTgtagtggttttgttttttgctccATGTATATTTCTCTATGTGTGGCCTTTCCCTACTAAGTCATTGGATAAATTTTTTGCCATCGTGAACTTCGTTGTCACCCCTGTCTTAAATCCTGCCATCTATACTTTAAGGAACAAAGATATGAAGGTTGCAATGAGAAGGCTAAGTCAACAGATTTTAAATTCTAGGGAGATGACATAACAGATTTGGTTGATGACAGCACAGGATAAATGCCATGGACCATAGAGACTCTTATGATCACCATGATCACTACGGAATGTGCACATTTTTAGTATTGCCTTAAAAAACTGAGaaatcggccgggcacggtggctcaagcctgtaatcccagcactttgggaggccgagatgggcggatcacgaggtcaggagatcgagatcatcctggctaacccagtgaaaccctgtctctaccaaaaaatacaaaaaactagcggggcgaggtggccggtgcctgtagttccagctactcgggaggctgaggcaagagaatggcgtaaacccaggaggcggaacttgcagtgagctgagatccggccactgcactccagcctgggagacagagccagactccgtctcaaaacaaaacaaaacaaaacaaaacaaaaccagaaatctGCAAAAAAGGATgtattaattctaataattttatttcacataAAGTTGCAACACTTTTTGTTAATCatgaaaataaagtattatatatTTCTATCTAATGCatatacttaaattattttaacagcAATGACCATCTTTAATTTTCGTGTGGTTATTTTGTATCTGTATATaagcacatacatatatatatatatgacctaGGTTTATTTATCAGCATTTTTATACTGATAATAAGCATCActggaaattaattttcttatggAAATTACATAGATCCAATGGATAAAATATGGGTTTATATAAATGAGTAAGTGCTAAAATTAAGGAAGAAACAATTTCTATTTCAACTGTACTTTAAGTTAGATACATGGTAAGGTCAACAGGTTGTTACAACTCTTTAAGTATTATTTGCAGTTTGATTGTCAATATGTTTTGTACAATGTTATTTTAGAAATAGACTCTAGTACTCTGTATTATGCAAAATTTGTCTGTGTTACACTTTTTAACAACACAATTGTATTGCCCTTGAAATCTTCTTCAAAGCATTACTCGAGTCACTCCTAAAAAGCATCTACAACCTAAAAGTATTTGTAGAGATTTATTTCCTGGAGGAGAGACTCCATTGTGATCTTAAAAGAACATTTAATGTGTCTGCACTTAAGGTGCTTAGGACAAAGAAGATGATTGACATCTTTCAGGTAAAACCTGGTAAGCTTGGTGGTCCAGGAACACAACTGAGACATCACTTGGATATATTTCTATGACTGTTTTAAGAAACATTAATTGTGGTGACTCACTCAGCTCACTTTTAACTACTGCATGGTAATTaaagatgcaaaataaaataagttacaaGAAGTGAGGTTTTTTTATGGGTCAAagcaatttttctatattttctccaCAAGTTGGTCATAAAAGTTCTAAGCATTCCTCTTTTTCTAAAATCGAAGCATTATTACTTACTCTCTTGTTAACCTATCTGGATTTTAATTTTGTaactttattatatttgttttgctgtggttctttttttatacatatactttaagttctagcaCCTTTAGACTCAGTGAGATagcaaaaatattcaaatagaCCAAAAAATTTTTGGCAATGCCCTCTAATTCTGTGTGTTTTCTCTAATGGCCAAGGGAAAACTTGTGAGACTATAAAAGTTAGTCTCAGTACACAAAGTTCAGACTGGCTATTCCCAGATCTCTTCAGGTACATCTGGTCCATTCATAAAGGCTCTTAATTAGCCAAGTGGTTTACTAAAAAGAACAATTCACTATATATTattctcttaaaatttttatgcTTCAAGGGAGTACACATAAAGGGAAATTTGTACTCCTCATTCTCTGAAATTTGCTGTAGTCTCTTCCAGTTATGAAGAAGGTAGGTGGAAACAAATATATTAGAAGAATGAACCAAATTGTAGCATTTTATTGACAATGAGATGATTCCATTAGTAGGAATCCATTCTGCATAATTCCATTTTGTGTTTACCTTCTGGGAAAATGAAAGGATTCTGTAGAGTTAGCTTAAATACTTAGAGGAATTAATATGAATAATGTTAGTAAGAATAACCCTTGTTATAAGTATTATGCTGGCAACAATTGTCGAGTCCTCCTCCTGACTCTTCTGGgctaatttgttcttttctcccCATTTAATGGTCCTCTTCCCCATCTTTCCCCATGTCCGGTGTTTCTTGCccacctccttctctcctttttatAATACCAGTGAAACCTGGTTTGGGGCATTTCTTTCACATAAAGGTGCAAATCATACTGTTAGAGTTGTGAGGATTTTTAGAGTTTTTGATGGAATAAACTCATTTAAAAACAGGAAAGCTAAGGCCCagagatttttaaatgatattcccATGATTACACTGTGAATTTCTGCCAGAACCCAAATGCCTACTTCCATCTCACTGAGACTTAGTATAAGGACACACAAGGCGTTTTTCTTTAAACCTAGGTAAAAGGTTTTTTTGTAAATGCAAAATTCTAATGGTTGAATTCCAAGAATAATCTACGGCATGAAAGATTTTACCTTTCAACAGTGACTGGCTCTTCCTGGTTGCTACAATGAGTGCGTAAGATTCTGAAGAACTCCTTTAATGGGCCTAAACTTAATGTTCAACTTAGAATAAATACaattcttctaaatttttttgaataatttttggaAAGTCAGAAATGAGCTTTGAAAGAATTATGGTGGTGAAGGATCCCCTCCGCAGCATAAATTCAGGAGAGAAATGTCTTAACTATGTTAGCAAGAAATTCCTTTTTCTAAAGAAAAGCATTCCTGAATTCTTACTAACAACAACCATCATAGAAAGTATTTTGCTACAGATGAGAACCCTTGGGTCAACCTCATCCTTGGCATATTTCATGTGGAAATATAATTTCAAGTTTGTCCTTGTCGATCaatgaaatgaattaattttatatCAACACATATCTAAGGTCTATTCTAAATTGCACACTTTGATTCAAAAGAAACAGTTCAACCAATCAGTCAGGACAGAAATTATCTCACAATAAAAATCCTATCATTTGTACTGTCAAGGATTAGTATGATTATATTTACTACTGTGCTAAGCAGAAGAGAACTGAACTGAATGTTGATGATGTCTTCCACTATTAGGCTtctctttattcttaaaaaaatttagaatcaCTAAATTTTTATAGGACTTTAAAAACAGTAATATGCTGCTTGCGTGTGAAAGACTAAGACATGGGATTCAGAGTAGTAAAGAGAAAAGTGGAATTTCCAAGCACTATGAATTactgtgatttaaaaaacagcaaaaaaacaaataacagtaTTCCTCCAAAAAAGATGCCAAGTGTAAACTCCATACCTTCACATCTCCCATGGAATGTTAGTCAtcaatttccatttctctcttttaCATCTTACTTGCCCATTAACTCTTATACCTAATCTAAAGATTGTTAATATGGCTATACCTCACCTTCAGGATACCTTTTATTTGTTACTTCTCTTCACtgcaaaacttcttgaaacaGTACTTATTTTCTCTCCTCCATACACAATTGAAATGGCTCTCAACTCACGCCCAGAAGTCAGCGTTCAGTCTCTCACCTAGCAGATAGCAACTTACAAAGGTGCCCCAACAATACCTCCTCGTGTCTAGACAGTTATCATTATCCTTtacctttttttgtatttatttctgctcCTAAAAGGGATCTGTATCTAATATATTGTTATACTAGTGCTTGTTATAATTATTATCAGAGTTAAAGCCATCACAATGTTCCCAATTACTTAGACTAAAGAActggaataacttttttttttattttccacatcttgctgaaaaaatattttgttatcagTACCTTAATAATGGCTATTACATATTGACCATTACTATTTGCTAGAAAATTTATATACCTGGTCATATCCAATCCTCACAGAACTTCTATAAAGATGTGTCATTATCACCTATCTTTTCCAGATGTGGCCGTAAGACTCAAATCACTTAAGTAACCTGTCTAAGGTCATTCAGATACATAGTAGATATATACCCAGGATTTGAACACAAGCCTCCTGGCACACAAGCTCACATCTTAACCACTTTAATATGTTGCTCAGTGGGATCTTACAGGTCTTCATTCACCCCTTTCCTGCTCATACAACCACAACCTGCAGTTATCACCTATTGTTAGGCTTAAAATAATTACTTGGCTTCATTCCCAAGCTCCTTCCCTTCCAATTCACGTAGAATCCAGAGCTAAATTAAACAATCATTCAAAATTCTTCAGTAGTTCTTGTCTctataataaaacagaaatcctTTAGAAAGCATTCCAAAATCTCTTATCAATTTTATCTCCTATGAAACTCCTTCACACTTTCTCTCATTTAAACTTTATTGCATTTTCCTCACTTTTTCTCATTTCACTTTTGAATTCCCTATTCTTTTatcctttcttaatttttaagtattatatttatgatattattttttcttttttctattttttatctttcatttcattttggcctatttttttctcttaagaacTTTAATATCACCAAATAACATGTGCGCTACAAACTGTTTTGTAGTTCAAAGAAAAAGGAGATAAACATAGGGTTGTGGCATAGACTTAATCTGGCAGAGAGACAAGCATAAATAATGGTATTTTATATTAGGGATAAACCTAACATTAATGGAGACACTGAGAAGATCAAGATAACTGAATTATAAGGCATAGCCAGGGAAGTAGTGTGAGATAAAATTATGATCTTCGGTTGTTGAATTCTGAATGTCTTTAAGTAATCAAGTATAGAAAGTCACTGTAAGAGTGAGCAGAATGATACAAAATGAGGCTTTGAATTTGAATATAATAATTCTGACTTCCTTCTCATTCTCTTCTTCAAGGTAACTGAAGCAGCTATTTCCTGGAATGAATCAACGAGTGAAACAAATAATTCCATAGTGACTGAATTCATTTTTCTGGGTCTCTCTGATTCTCAGGAACTCCAAATCTTCCTATTTGTGTTGTTTCTTGTATTCTATGAAGGAATCGTGTTTGGAAACCTTCTTATTGTCATAACAGTGGTATCTGACTCCCACCTTCACTCTCCCATGTACTTGCTGCTAGCCAACCTCTCAGTCATTGATCTGTCTCTGTCTTCAGTCACAGCCCCCAAGATGATTACTGACTTTTTCAGCCAGCGCAAAGCCATCTCTTTCAAGGGCTGCCTTGTTCAgatatttctccttcacttctttGGTGGGAGTGAGATGGTAATCCTCATAGCCATGGGCTTTGACAGATATGTAGCAATATGCAGACCCCTGCACTATACTACAATTATGTGTGGCAGTGCATGTGTCGGCATTATGGCTGTTGCATGGGGAATTGGCTTTCTCCATTCAGTGAGCCAGTTGGCCTTTGCCGTTCACTTACCCTTCTGTGGTCCCAATGAGGTCGATAGCTTTTATTGTGACCTTCCTAGGGTAATCAAACTTGCCTGTACAGATACCTACAAGCTAGATATTATGGTCATTGTTAACAGTGGTGTGCTCACTGTGTGTTCTTTTGTTCTTCTAATCATCTCATACACTATCATCCTAATGACCATCCAACATCGCCCTTCAGATAGGTCATCCAAAGCTCTGTCCACTTTGACTGCTCACATCACAGTAGTTCTTTTGTTCTTTGGACCatgtatctttatttctgcctggCCATTCCCCATCAAGTCATTAGATAAATTCCTTGCTGTATTTTATTCTGTGATCACCCTTCTCTTGAACCCAATTATATACACACTGAGGAACAAAGACATGAAGACTGCAATAAGACGGCTGAGAAAATGGGATGTGCATTCTATAAAGTCTTAAATCTTATATCACTGTGAGATTAATCTCAGATAATGACATAAAATATAGTGAAGTTGGTAAGTTATTTAGTAAAAGCTCATGAAAATTGTGCCTTTCATTCCCATATAATTTAGTAATCGTCTAGGAACTTTCACATACATTGCCTCAATTTATCTTTCAACAACTTGTGTGTTATATTTTGGAATATAGATACAAAGTTATcatgctttcaaaatattattttgttaattcttaAAACAAAGAAAGGCATAAACATAGTATTTGTGTACACCTGTACCTTCCTGTGTGTTCAGTAGAAGTTTagtagaagaaaggagagaaaatatagCCTAGCTTAtaaattttttactatttttatttggcCCATTttgtgaaaaacataaaaaaagaactgtcacatgcttaatttaaaaaatatatgcttaTTGGTAAGGAGATATATGTCAACTTTTAAGAGGTTTGAAAAACAAATGCCTCCCATTATAAGCGTTCATACTTCACCCTCCCACCACTGTAACAACCCACAATCCATGAGGGCATTATCAGGAGTGATTGGAAGAGTAATTTTGCCAATGTGAAATGCAACTTCTAGGTATTTGACATCTGTGGTATAACTGCTCATAAGCAGTAGAAACAATTTAGAAGGATCCAGTCTCTCATCGTGTGGCACAAATTACATTacttggggccgggcacagtggctcacgcctgtaatctcagcactttgggaggctaaggcgggcagatcacaaggtcaggagatcgagaccatcctggctaacacggtgaaaccccatctctactaaaactacaaaaaattagctgggcgtggtggcggcctcctgtaatcccagctactcaggaggttgaggcaggagaatggcgtgaacccaggagacggagcctgcagtgagccaagatcatgccacagcactccagcctgggcaacagagtgagactctgtctcaaaaaaaaaaaaaagtatattactTGGATCCATCTATGTCATTTTCCATGGTTAATGTTTGAAAGCACaggttttaaagtaaaaaaaaaaaagagctgggttCAAATCTACTGGCTCGTATTAATCACGATTTTGGACACATTACTTAGTTTTCATAAGTTTTAGTTTCTACATTTATAAACAGGAGATAATACCTATTATGCATGGTTATTATgaaggaaaatgacaaaatagaTACAAATCAAATAGCCCACTTTGAGGCATATTAAGCATTAATAAACATTAGATACTATTAAAATCCTATATATCAACAAAGCCAAAAGTTTCAACCTTGATTTTTTCCCAGCATTCTTATGAAATATGACACATTCCAATCTTAACAGATGCTCATTTGGGATACTGTAGTTGTAAGTGGaagtgtgtatatttgtgtgcaAGTGTGTACTCATATACTTCCACCTTACTGCCCTAGAAAGGCATGCCGAAAATTTAAGATAGaagtaaaggaaaatataaattgaaaaaaaaatccttaacaaatgATTCTGACAAATATCTTCTCTTTCCAGGGAGAATCACTGAGTCAGAACAAAATTGAACATTAAATATTCTAAGAAAAAAGGAATCCAGTCTGTCAAAATGTGACTTGAATTATTAGATAAGGAGAGTCAGATGATAAGAGGgttaaaattatgtttatcttAGGAAAAGTAGAATAGAAAATTCATAAGCAGattaaaaacacataataaaagtattaaataatGATGACAGTATCTCAAATCAGTGCAGGGGGGAAAGACCTACTAATGTGATGGTGGGATAATTGGATAGCAATaagggaaaatatatatttaatctatTTGTTACACCAAATGCCAGGACAATCTCTAAGTGAGTTCAAGACATAactcttttttcaaaaaactctacaaacattaaaagaaaacaagttaatGTTTTTATAATCTATGAATATGATAAAGATGGATAACATTGActatcaaattaatttttaatgcataataaaattatcagaaaagttaaaagataagTGAGAAGAAACTACTTATAACTCACATATTAAAATAGTAGTTATAATACATATGGAActtcaaaaaaaaacccaaagtattaataggaaaatgggcaaaagagatAAACTTACAGTTCATACACAAGGAGagtcagtctttttttctttttctttacagttGTAGgcaaaaaacttttattttgcatttatttgtaaaatttaccCCCAATTTATTCATAATTCATTTAACTACTAAGTGCATTAATATGTACAATGCCATGGGAGAAACCAATATATTCAGAATTTCTCTTGAAATTTGAACGGAAGTTATGGGCACCCCTCCCCTGGGAAAGAGGCAGGCAAAAAAATTTTGAATCTATGCAGTAAAATATGTTACttatatgaatacacacacacacacacacacacatatacacacatacatacacacatattatcTGAATTaggcctggtcttttttttttaaatactttaaattctgggatacatgtgcagaatgtgcaggtttgttacacaggtatacatgtgccatggtggtttgctgcacccatcaactcatcatcgacattaagtatttctcctaatgctatccctccccttgcctcccaccccccaacaggccctggtgtgtgatgttcccctccctgtgcccatatgttctcattggtcaactcccacttatgagtaagaacatgtggtgtttggttttctgttcttgtgtcagtttgctgagaatgatggtttccagcttcatccatgtccctgcaaaggacatgaactcattcttttttatggctgcaagaaatgcaaatcaaacccataatgagataccatctagcaccaattagaatggcaatcatttaaaaggaaacaatagatgctggagaggatgtggagaaatagaaacgcttTTACAACGTTGGTGAGAGTGTAcattagttcgaccattgtggaagacattgtggtgtttcctcaaggatctagaactagaaataccatttgacccagcaatcgcattactgggtatatacccaaaggattgtaagtcattctactataaagacacatgcacatgtatgtttatctcagcactattcacaataggaaagacttgaaaccaacccaaatgcccatcaatgttagactagATAAAATATGGCACATAGACCTGATCTTAAAATCAAGCACAGAGATTGTTACTTTTACGTCTGTTCCTAATTGATAACCATTCAGTTATACCACATCTTAGCTTCTGGCCTACAATGACCACATTTGgggtttttctttcaaatttcattATAGGTtcggagggtacatgtgcaggtttgagACAAAGGTATACTGCATGATTCTAAGGTTTGGAGTACAAATGATTCCACCTGCCAGGTAGCAAGAATAATACCCCACAGGGAGTTTTTcaactcttttctctcttcctccacccTCCCTCTGGTAGTCTatggtgtctattgttctcatctttatgtccatctGTACTCGATGTTTAGCTTCCCCTTGTaggtgagaatatgtggtatttggttttctgtttcagtgttatttcacttaggataatggcctccagctgcattcatgctgctgcaaaggatatgactTTCTTCTTACTAGCTGCATATATTTTGTGGtggatatgtaccacatttactttatctaGTCCAAAGTTGATGGGCACCCAGGTGGATTCcatgtctgctattgtgaatagcactgtgacaaccatacaagtgcatgtgtctttttggtaaaacaacgtattttcctttgggcatatatgcggtaatggaattgctggattgagTGGTAGTTTAactcttagttctttgagaaatccccagagttctccacagtggctggactaagTTGCATTCCctcca encodes:
- the LOC105499284 gene encoding olfactory receptor 4F6-like; this encodes MDQVNDSVVTEFVLLGLAQSLEMQFFLLLFFSLFYVGIILGNLFIVLTVIFDPHLHSPMYILLANLSLIDLSLSSTTVPRLIYDLFTDCKVISFHNCMIQMFFIHVTGGVEMVLLTVMAYDRYTAICKPLHYLTIMNPKMCVLLVVAAWVIGVIHAMSQFVFVINLPFCGPNNVGSFYCDFPRVIKLACMDTYGLEFVVTANSGFISMGTFFFLIVSYIFILVTVRRHSSNDLSKAFFTLSAHMTVVVLFFAPCIFLYVWPFPTKSLDKFFAIVNFVVTPVLNPAIYTLRNKDMKVAMRRLSQQILNSREMT
- the LOC105499227 gene encoding olfactory receptor 4F4, whose amino-acid sequence is MSGVSCPPPSLLFIIPVKPGLGHFFHIKVTEAAISWNESTSETNNSIVTEFIFLGLSDSQELQIFLFVLFLVFYEGIVFGNLLIVITVVSDSHLHSPMYLLLANLSVIDLSLSSVTAPKMITDFFSQRKAISFKGCLVQIFLLHFFGGSEMVILIAMGFDRYVAICRPLHYTTIMCGSACVGIMAVAWGIGFLHSVSQLAFAVHLPFCGPNEVDSFYCDLPRVIKLACTDTYKLDIMVIVNSGVLTVCSFVLLIISYTIILMTIQHRPSDRSSKALSTLTAHITVVLLFFGPCIFISAWPFPIKSLDKFLAVFYSVITLLLNPIIYTLRNKDMKTAIRRLRKWDVHSIKS